gagtataaacgaagtagtaacgtttcgaccctgcctcgggtctttctcaaactgtaatcaaacacaaataacaattagtgttatatacatatggggtgctttacataaagacaaaaccAGATGAACATAATCATTATTTACAGAAAACTATATACAATAAGGATCCCATCTGAAAAGTATCTGTATGAGATAGCGCTGTCAAAATAGATAACCTACACAAGGTCCATTAGGGGTGCTGTCGCTAACATAAAGTTCTATTGTAGAGACTGGAAACAAGGTCCAGTCTGACCAGTGAAGCTGACAAAATAGGTACAAAATTAAGTAGCGTTATACCCAGTGGTGGACATGATATGGAGAAGCACTGacctgcgttttctagatagtgtgaaaaataagaagtgtggtccctttaagggctgcaAATAAAGAGGAGAGAGGGTTCCTTGTGAGAAGATACAAGATTAAAAGTAGTGGGGTCCTGGTAGAAAAAACAGATGAGTCACCAacctcctattgttgtggtgtcaggtcttcctgcttctgtgggcgtgtgtgtctgcaTGGGAAATAGTGCCTCTATTTATAGCACCTATTCAAACTGAGGCTGCAGCTCCCAAAGGGAGGTGTGAAACGCTGTATGTGAGCCCTTAATGAATAGTGCCAGCACACTGGGGAATGAGAGAGAGGCTTGGAGTCTCTGTAATGTGCTGTGCAGTTGCTAGGTATCTCAAGGGAGGTGTGGAACACTCCCTGCCTGTCATCTGGGAGGAGGTGTGGTGAATGGGGGGAGAAAAGAGAGGAGTGGAAAGGGTATAAGATGCAAGAGTGTCTTTTGTAAAAGAAGCATATCAGTAAGAATAATGGGGAGAAAGCGTAGAACAATTAGTAAAACTGCAGGGAGCCAACTTGAGCCAGAAATAAATGtcgaattggaaaaaaaaaaaaaaaaaaaaaaatggaatgaaaatgaaatgaaatgaaactagacgtaaaaataaaaataaagaaaaaaaaaaaaaaaaataaaaaataataaaaccggGAGACTTTGTAACTTACCCATGGCAGGTGTAAGAAATAGATAGTTGGCTCAGTGCATCTATAAGAATTAATACAAGGTTAGATCTGAAGAAACAAATAATAATCACATCCACCACTAAGTTATAACACATGTACAATTATACATATAGACAACATGTTTGCACGGAAATATTATAGCAAAATATGACTGACTCAGCAGTTCAACCAGGGGTCCTAAGTCACGAGATCCAATTCCCTGTTGAGGCCCTTTGGTGTGAGGGTTTGTAGTGTGTGTATCCAGTAGGCCTCCCTCTCTTTAAGTAGCTTGACGTGATTGCCGCCCCTCCTGGGTCTTTCTACCTGTTCCACAACTTGGAATCTTAGTTGTGAAATGGAGTGTTTGGCTGTTATGAAGTGATCCGGTATGGGTAACCATGTCTTTTTGCACCTAATTGTGGATTTATGGTTCGATATGCGGTCACGGATGTGTTGTGTCGTTTCACCTACGTAAACTAAACCGCAGGGACATTTAACCACATATACCACAAAATTCGATTCGCATGTGAAAAAATCCTTCACCTTGTATCGCTTACCGGAATGGGGGTGGACAATATCCTCGCCTTTAATGACATTAGAGCAACATGCACAACTTAGACATGGGTATGTCCCTACCCGTTTAGAGCCAATGAATCTCTGTTTGGGCTGTTTCGTCAAGCTACCAATGTCGGCCCTTACCCACTGATTCCTAAGATTGGGTGGTTTTCTTTTGCACATCAGTGCTGGGTTTTTGAAAGCTTCAATGCCAGGGTATGACCTGTGGAGAAGTGGCCAGTGTCTGTTAATGATATTATATAGTTTAGGCATTATCGGGTGATGAGTATGAACAAACGGAATACGTTCAGGTTTGATGGATGGATTACGGGTGGATACTGAACCTAGGACTCTCTGTTTTTCGGTATTAAGGAGTTGTTTTGGATAATTCCTATCCAGGAATTTCTCTGACATTTCTTTAAGACGAATTTCAAGTAAATTCTCATCAGACACGATCCTCTTAACCCTTTGAAACTGGGAGCGTGGTAGACTGTTTTTAGTGGATCTTGGGTGACAACTAGTGTACAACAGAAGGTTATTTGAATCCGTGGGTTTGGTAAAGATATCAGACTCCAGTGTACCCCTATTGTTTTTAGTAACCATCGTGTCCAGAAATGAGATTTTTGTCAAATCCCAGGTAAGGGTGAACTGGAGTTCAGGTCTTACTGAGTTGAGGAAATTATGAAACGAAAGTAGGCTCTCAGGGGTGCCTTCCCATAaacaaaaaatgtcatcaataaaccTAATCCAACTTTTAGCGTGAGTTCTGAAGAGCTCATTTGTATAGATGAAAGTGCATTCAAATGCATCCATGTATGTATTTGCATATGCCGGCGCCACGTTcgagcccatggcggtcccgcagatctgtaaaaaatattggtCGCCGAAAagaaaaaagttgttgtacaggacAATTGTTAATAAATCAAGGCAAAATTGTTGGGAGTTTTGGGATAAATCTGACGTTTTGAGGAGATCTTGTACTGCTTGGAGACCCAAGGGATGTTGGATAGATGTATATAAGCTTTTAACATCAAAGGTAGCTAGGATACAGTCTGACGGAAGGTTAGAAAATCCTCTGATGATTTCCAGAAAGTGACTAGTGTCTAAAATGAAAGATCTGGTTTGTTTCGTGAGAGGAGTGAGGATTTTTTCTAATAGAATGGATAGTGGGGATAAAATGGAATCTGTAGATGCAACTATAGGCCTGCCAGGGGGGTTATTGAGagatttgtgtatttttggtaataCATAAAAAACTGGGGTTATGGGGTGTTGATTTATTAGAAAAGTGGATGTCTTGTGGTCTATAGTATTGGAGGTCAAATATTTGTCTAATGTTAATTCTATTTTCCTTTTGATGTCACTAGTGGGGTCTCGAGTGATCTGTTTATATGTCTGTGTGTCAGATAATTGGTTCCTTATTTCCCTGATGTAGTCCACTTGATTCATAATCACTATGGCCcctcccttgtctgccggtttaatGGTTATGTGTTTATTGTTTTTAAGTGACCTCACTGCTTGTTTCTCTATGACAGACATGTTGTTATGGGTTGGGAAGGCCCCTTTGCTATGTTGTTCCATTACCAGATTAATGTCCTTCTGTATAAGATCGATGTATGCCTCTGTGGCGTGATAGCTCCTTGGTGGATTGAAGCTACTCACGTTGCGTAGACCCCACATGGAAATGGAAAGTTCCGGGGTCTGGGGTACAGTGCTTGTTGTAGACAAATCTTGTTGAAGTCCAAAGTGTGTTTTCAAACGCAAGCTACGGTAAAACCGTTGTAAGTCTTGCTCAAGTCTAAATTTATCCCAGGGTGGAGTGGGACAAAAAGAGAGACCTCGCTGGAGGACCGTCAGttcagaaggggttaatgtgtaaTCGGAAATGTTTACCACCGAGTTGAGTGTCCTACCTGTGATCGTGTTGTCATCCGTTCTGGAGGGGTAGCGATGGCCCCTCCTGGTCGGTCTCCTCCTGTATTCCGTGGATTGTATCTCCTGGGCTGGCGTCCTGATAAAAAACGGTTCTGTGGGAGGCTGTGGGTTGATCCTTCGCTGTCTGAACTGAAAGAGTCTGGTCTTCTGTTGCCAAAGTTTCCACGTCTGTAGCCCCCACTCGGTAAATCGTTCCATCTGTAAACGCGGTCCTGTTGATAATCGTCCAAGTCTCTCTGGAACTTTGTCCTTTTCCTTTCCTGTAGACTTTTACGGTTCTCCTCGATGATTTTATCGGTTTTGGTTTTCAATGTTTGCCAATCTGCCGTGGATAAAGTAGAGGTTAGCTGTTCTTCAATAGCAGATACCTTTTTTTCCGCTTCACCAATCGCTGTATGGAGAGAGTCAATGGTTAATAGGATAATATCTAATGAGCATTTGTTCAGAATCTGTTTAAACTTTTCACAAAATTCTGGATTTTCTGAAAAAAGAGTAGGACGCAGATGGCATCGGAGGCCACGTGGTATCCTGCTTTGCCGGTAATATTCCGCTAGAGTGATAGAGTGAAGGTCATAGGACATGAGTTTCCGTCGTTCCTTTTCATAGTCTCTGGTTCTAATTTCGTGGGCGGGAACTTTGAGAAAATCCCCCGAATTAGTGACCTTGGAGAGGATTCTTGTGGCTGTTGAATCGTCAAACGCAAAGGTCTGAGTTGTCATCGGGATGCAGGTGCCGCTCACCACTTCAGTgatatattaagaaaaaaggagcgcactcagctatcttaggttggtgctggctgtacttgggaaaaacccaacaacaagtccaatatagaaaaatcagccgcactcttatggtatatctttgcaaaaatgtgatgtatttattcacatgtgttgagacaaaattttcatatatatatacacacacagcagggagtataaacgaagtagtaacgtttcgaccctgcctcgggtctttctcaaactgtaatcaaacacaaataacaattagtgttatatacatatggggtgctttacataaagacaaaaccAGATGAACATAATCATTATTTACAGAAAACTATATACAATAAGGATCCCATCTGAAAAGTATCTGTATGAGATAGCGCTGTCAAAATAGATAACCTACACAAGGTCCATTAGGGGTGCTGTCGCTAACATAAAGTTCTATTGTAGAGACTGGAAACAAGGTCCAGTCTGACCAGTGAAGCTGACAAAATAGGTACAAAATTAAGTAGCGTTATACCCAGTGGTGGACATGATATGGAGAAGCACTGacctgcgttttctagatagtgtgaaaaataagaagtgtggtccctttaagggctgcaAATAAAGAGGAGAGAGGGTTCCTTGTGAGAAGATACAAGATTAAAAGTAGTGGGGTCCTGGTAGAAAAAACAGATGAGTCACCAacctcctattgttgtggtgtcaggtcttcctgcttctgtgggcaTGTGTGTCTGCATGGGAAATAGTGCCTCTATTTATAGCACCTATTCAAACTGAGGCTGCAGCTCCCAAAGGGAGGTGTGAAACGCTGTATGTGAGCCCTTAATGAATAGTGCCAGCACACTGGGGAATGAGAGAGAGGCTTGGAGTCTCTGTAATGTGCTGTGCAGTTGCTAGGTATCTCAAGGGAGGTGTGGAACACTCCCTGCCTGTCATTTGGGAGGAGGTGTGGCGAATGGGGGGAGAAAAGAGAGGAGTGGAAAGGGTATAAGATGCAAGAGTGTCTTTTGTAAAAGAAGCATATCAGTAAGAATAATGGGGAGAAAGCGTAGAACAATTAGTAAAACTGCAGGGAGCCAACTTGAGCCAGAAATAAATGtcgaattggaaaaaaaaaaaaaaaaaaaaaaaaaaaaaaatggaatgaaaatgaaatgaaatgaaactagacgtaaaaaaaaaaaataaaaaaaataaaaaaaaaaaaaaataataaaaccggGAGACTTTGTAACTTACCCATGGCAGGTGTAAGAAATAGATAGTTGGCTCAGTGCATCTATAAGAATTAATACAAGGTTAGATCTGAAGAAACAAATAATAATCACATCCACCACTAAGTTATAACACATGTACAATTATACATATAGACAACATGTTTGCACGGAAATATTATAGCAAAATATGACTGACTCAGCAGTTCAACCAGGGGTCCTAAGTCACGAGATCCAATTCCCTGTTGAGGCCCTTTGGTGTGAGGGTTTGTAGTAAAACAGAGAGTCCTAGGTTCAGTATCCACCCGTAATCCATCCATCAAACCTGAACGTATTCCGTTTGTTCATACTCATCACCCGATAATGCCTAAACTATATAATATCATTAACAGACACTGGCCACTTCTCCACAGGTCATACCCTGGCATTGAAGCTTTCAAAAACCCAGCACTGATGTGCAAAAGAAAACCACCCAATCTTAGGAATCAGTGGGTAAGGGCCGACATTGGTAGCTTGACGAAACAGCCCAAACAGAGATTCATTGGCTCTAAACGGGTAGGGACATACCCATGTCTAAGTTGTGCATGTTGCTCTAATGTCATTAAAGGCGAGGATATTGTCCACCCCCATTCCGGTAAGCGATACAAGGTGAAGGATTTTTTCACATGCGAATCGAATTTTGTGGTATATGTGGTTAAATGTCCCTGCGGTTTAGTTTACGTAGGTGAAACGACACAACACATCCGTGACCGCATATCGAACCATAAATCCACAATTAGGTGCAAAAAGACATGGTTACCCATACCGGATCACTTCATAACAGCCAAACACTCCATTTCACAACTAAGATTCCAAGTTGTGGAACAGGTAGAAAGACCCAGGAGGGGCGGCAATCACGTCAAGCTACTTAAAGAGAGGGAGGCCTACTGGATACACACACTACAAACCCTCACACCAAAGGGCCTCAACAGGGAATTGGATCTCGTGACTTAGGACCCCTGGTTGAACTGCTGAGTCAGTCATATTTTGCTATAATATTTCCGTACAAACATGTTGTCTATATGTATAATTGTACATGTGTTATAACTTAGTGGTGGATGTGATTATTATTTGTTTCTTCAGATCTAACCTTGTATTAATTCTTATAGATGCACTGAGCCAACTATCTATTTCTTACACCTGCCATGGGTAAGTTACAAAGTCTCccggttttattatttttttttttttttttttttttttttttttattttttttttttctttatttttatttttacgtctagtttcatttcatttcattttcattccatttttttttttttttttttttttccaattcgaCATTTATTTCTGGCTCAAGTTGGCTCCCTGCAGTTTTACTAATTGTTCTACGCTTTCTCCCCATTATTCTTACTGATATGCTTCTTTTACAAAAGACACTCTTGCATCTTATACCCTTTCCACTCCTCTCTTTTCTCCCCCCATTCACCACACCTCCTCCCAGATGACAGGCAGGGAGTGTTCCACACCTCCCTTGAGATACCTAGCAACTGCACAGCACATTACAGAGACTCCAAGCCTCTCTCTCATTCCCCAGTGTGCTGGCACTATTCATTAAGGGCTCACATACAGCGTTTCACACCTCCCTTTGGGAGCTGCAGCCTCAGTTTGAATAGGTGCTATAAATAGAGGCACTATTTCCCAtgcagacacacacgcccacagaagcaggaagacctgacaccacaacaataggaggtTGGTGACTCATCTGTTTTTTCTACCAGGACCCCACTACTTTTAATCTTGTATCTTCTCACAAGGAACCCTCTCTCCTCTTTATTtgcagcccttaaagggaccacacttcttatttttcacactatctagaaaacgcaggtCAGTGCTTCTCCATATCATGTCCACCACTGGGTATAACGCTACTTAATTTTGTACCTATTTTGTCAGCTTCACTGGTCAGACTGGACCTTGTTTCCAGTCTCTACAATAGAACTTTATGTTAGCGACAGCACCCCTAATGGACCTTGTGTAGGTTATCTATTTTGACAGCGCTATCTCATACAGATACTTTTCAGATGGGATCCTTATTGTATATAGTTTTCTGTAAATAATGATTATGTTCATCTggttttgtctttatgtaaagcaccccatatgtatataacactaattgttatttgtgtttgattacagtttgagaaagacccgaggcagggtcgaaacgttactacttcgtttatactccctgctgtgtgtgtatatatatatgaaaattttgtctcaacacatgtgaataaatacatcacatttttgcaaagatataccataagagtgcggctgatttttctatattggacttgttgttgggtttttcccaagtacagccagcaccaacctaagatagctgagtgcgctccttttttcttaatatatcACTGAAGTGGTGAGCGGCACCTGCATCCCGATGACAACTCAGACCTTTGCGTTTGACGATTCAACAGCCACAAGAATCCTCTCCAAGGTCACTAATTCGGGGGATTTTCTCAAAGTTCCCGCCCACAAAATTAGAACCAGAGACTATGAAAAGGAACGACGGAAACTCATGTCCTATGACCTTCACTCTATCACTCTAGCGGAATATTACCGGCAAAGCAGGATACCACGTGGCCTCCGATGCCATCTGCGTCCTACTCTTTTTTCAGAAAATCCAGAATTTTGTGAAAAGTTTAAACAGATTCTGAACAAATGCTCATTAGATATTATCCTATTAACCATTGACTCTCTCCATACAGCGATTGGTGAAGCGGAAAAAAAGGTATCTGCTATTGAAGAACAGCTAACCTCTACTTTATCCACGGCAGATTGGCAAACATTGAAAACCAAAACCGATAAAATCATCGAGGAGAACCGTAAAAGTCTACAGGAAAGGAAAAGGACAAAGTTCCAGAGAGACTTGGACGATTATCAACAGGACCGCGTTTACAGATGGAACGATTTACCGAGTGGGGGCTACAGACGTGGAAACTTTGGCAACAGAAGACCAGACTCTTTCAGTTCAGACAGCGAAGGATCAACCCACAGCCTCCCACAGAACCGTTTTTTATCAGGACGCCAGCCCAGGAGATACAATCCACGGAATACAGGAGGAGACCGACCAGGAGGGGCCATCGCTACCCCTCCAGAACGGATGACAACACGATCACAGGTAGGACACTCAACTCGGTGGTAAACATTTCCGAttacacattaaccccttctgaaCTGACGGTCCTCCAGCGAGGTCTCTCTTTTTGTCCCACTCCACCCTGGGATAAATTTAGACTTGAGCAAGACTTACAACGGTTTTACCGTAGCTTGCGTTTGAAAACACACTTTGGACTTCAACAAGATTTGTCTACAACAAGCACTGTACCCCAGACCCCGGAACTTTCCATTTCCATGTGGGGTCTACGCAACGTGAGTAGCTTCAATCCACCAAGGAGCTATCACGCCACAGAGGCATACATCGATCTTATACAGAAGGACATTAATCTGGTAATGGAACAACATAGCAAAGGGGCCTTCCCAACCCATAACAACATGTCTGTCATAGAGAAACAAGCAGTGAGGTCACTTAAAAACAATAAACACATAACCattaaaccggcagacaagggaggGGCCATAGTGATTATGAATCAAGTGGACTACATCAGGGAAATAAGGAACCAATTATCTGACACACAGA
This region of Ranitomeya imitator isolate aRanImi1 chromosome 1, aRanImi1.pri, whole genome shotgun sequence genomic DNA includes:
- the LOC138657397 gene encoding uncharacterized protein; this translates as MTTQTFAFDDSTATRILSKVTNSGDFLKVPAHEIRTRDYEKERRKLMSYDLHSITLAEYYRQSRIPRGLRCHLRPTLFSENPEFCEKFKQILNKCSLDIILLTIDSLHTAIGEAEKKVSAIEEQLTSTLSTADWQTLKTKTDKIIEENRKSLQERKRTKFQRDLDDYQQDRVYRWNDLPSGGYRRGNFGNRRPDSFSSDSEGSTHSLPQNRFLSGRQPRRYNPRNTGGDRPGGAIATPPERMTTRSQMH
- the LOC138657348 gene encoding uncharacterized protein; its protein translation is MTTQTFAFDDSTATRILSKVTNSGDFLKVPAHKIRTRDYEKERRKLMSYDLHSITLAEYYRQSRIPRGLRCHLRPTLFSENPEFCEKFKQILNKCSLDIILLTIDSLHTAIGEAEKKVSAIEEQLTSTLSTADWQTLKTKTDKIIEENRKSLQERKRTKFQRDLDDYQQDRVYRWNDLPSGGYRRGNFGNRRPDSFSSDSEGSTHSLPQNRFLSGRQPRRYNPRNTGGDRPGGAIATPPERMTTRSQMH